The Thermodesulfobacteriota bacterium genome has a window encoding:
- a CDS encoding ABC transporter substrate-binding protein, whose product MKKSKVLIGLLVAAALVFTLGVSQSMAADTIKVGIVLPLTGKLAKFGEIENKSFLMALQEINAAGGVNGKKIELIIEDTTGKPDVGRSAVEKLITQDKVVMLGGGYSSSVTWATIAVAQQNKVPFLVNTGSADKITEQGWEYIFRLNPPVSEYPGAFASFLQAVATDVKTVAILHENSLFGQSGSKKFVKQCEKLGLEVVMKEGYEAGAIDFKPLLTQVKSKKADLVYMISYIMDASLLMRQSKELNLNPKLFVGGAAGFTLPEFKKNAGKASEFVYSATLWTPSVPYPGAKAYYDKFVEKYNEPTEYHGAEAYSAMYVIADALKRTKSLTRKDVRNALANTNLITSFGPVKFISYGKKTNQNKLPTFLVQWVDGNLETVWPKKVATKGYVYPTPKWSKR is encoded by the coding sequence ATGAAAAAGTCAAAAGTATTAATCGGCCTGTTGGTAGCGGCTGCCTTAGTTTTTACTTTGGGGGTATCCCAATCAATGGCTGCAGATACAATCAAGGTGGGAATTGTTTTGCCTCTCACCGGAAAACTGGCCAAGTTTGGTGAGATTGAAAACAAATCATTTCTCATGGCCCTTCAGGAGATCAACGCGGCAGGAGGGGTAAACGGCAAAAAAATCGAACTGATTATCGAAGACACCACCGGAAAACCGGATGTGGGGCGTTCTGCCGTTGAGAAGCTGATCACCCAGGACAAGGTAGTGATGTTAGGTGGCGGGTATTCCAGCTCAGTCACCTGGGCAACCATTGCCGTGGCCCAGCAAAACAAGGTGCCGTTTCTGGTCAACACAGGATCTGCCGATAAAATTACCGAGCAGGGATGGGAATACATCTTCCGACTGAATCCGCCGGTGAGTGAATATCCGGGTGCATTTGCATCATTTTTGCAAGCCGTGGCCACAGATGTAAAGACCGTTGCCATCCTTCATGAGAATTCTCTGTTTGGTCAGTCCGGTTCTAAAAAGTTTGTCAAGCAATGCGAAAAACTCGGCCTGGAAGTGGTAATGAAGGAAGGTTACGAAGCCGGCGCCATCGATTTCAAACCATTGCTGACGCAAGTCAAGTCCAAGAAGGCAGACCTGGTTTATATGATTTCTTATATTATGGACGCCTCTTTGCTTATGAGACAATCCAAGGAGCTCAACCTGAATCCCAAACTTTTCGTGGGTGGAGCAGCCGGATTTACCCTGCCTGAATTCAAGAAGAACGCGGGAAAAGCCTCGGAATTTGTTTATTCCGCCACTCTGTGGACACCGTCTGTCCCCTATCCCGGAGCCAAGGCCTATTATGACAAATTTGTTGAGAAATACAATGAACCCACCGAATATCACGGTGCTGAGGCCTATTCTGCCATGTATGTCATTGCAGACGCTCTAAAAAGAACAAAATCACTGACCCGCAAGGATGTGAGGAATGCCCTGGCAAACACCAACCTGATTACCTCCTTCGGCCCGGTCAAGTTTATCTCTTATGGTAAAAAGACCAATCAGAATAAACTCCCCACATTTCTAGTACAATGGGTAGACGGTAATCTTGAGACGGTATGGCCCAAAAAGGTTGCTACCAAGGGTTATGTGTATCCCACACCCAAATGGAGCAAGCGGTAA
- a CDS encoding branched-chain amino acid ABC transporter permease, producing MKKFMPLILLIILLIFPLVVQNAYYQHLFILVFIWVAIGSGWNVIAGFTGQVSFGDAAFFGTGAYTAGLLAHHFHISAWWGMAFGGLMAMAVAFPFGWICFRLRGAYFALASLALNEVCRHIATIAEPLTQGMVGILIMPSFVSKIPYYYIALVLAVVSVLFVQVVMRSKWGYYFLSIREDQDAAESLGINTHHYKMVSLNIAAFLTGMAGSLFMNYMGFIDPEVVFSLHDISIMAILVGIVGGVGTIYGPAVGAFVMVAVHEFFRTGFFGFFKGMAALTGSDFLVVAAKYISQAHVLGFGILVVLVILYLPNGIVGDWNRIIGRFFSIKKKEAAT from the coding sequence ATGAAAAAATTTATGCCTTTGATTCTACTTATCATCCTGCTCATCTTTCCCCTGGTGGTGCAAAATGCATATTACCAGCATCTTTTTATCCTGGTATTTATATGGGTGGCGATCGGCTCAGGATGGAACGTAATTGCAGGTTTTACCGGCCAGGTATCTTTTGGCGATGCGGCTTTTTTCGGCACAGGGGCCTATACGGCAGGACTTCTGGCTCATCATTTTCATATTTCGGCCTGGTGGGGAATGGCCTTTGGGGGCCTCATGGCCATGGCCGTTGCTTTTCCTTTTGGATGGATCTGTTTTCGGCTAAGAGGTGCCTATTTTGCACTTGCCTCTCTGGCCTTAAATGAGGTGTGCCGGCATATTGCCACCATTGCAGAGCCATTAACGCAGGGCATGGTGGGTATTCTCATTATGCCGAGCTTTGTTTCCAAAATTCCCTATTATTATATTGCACTTGTTCTGGCTGTTGTATCGGTCTTATTTGTTCAGGTTGTGATGCGATCCAAATGGGGATATTATTTTCTTTCCATACGTGAAGACCAGGATGCAGCGGAGAGCCTGGGCATCAATACTCATCATTACAAAATGGTTTCTTTGAACATCGCGGCATTTCTTACCGGAATGGCAGGATCGCTGTTTATGAATTACATGGGCTTTATCGATCCTGAGGTGGTGTTCTCTCTCCACGACATTTCGATTATGGCGATTCTGGTGGGAATTGTGGGTGGTGTGGGAACCATTTACGGTCCGGCCGTGGGTGCCTTTGTGATGGTCGCTGTACATGAATTTTTCAGAACCGGTTTTTTCGGTTTTTTCAAAGGCATGGCCGCATTAACCGGCTCGGATTTTCTCGTAGTTGCAGCCAAGTATATCTCACAAGCCCATGTGTTGGGATTCGGTATCCTGGTTGTTCTGGTTATTTTATACCTGCCCAATGGCATTGTGGGTGATTGGAACAGAATTATCGGCAGATTTTTTTCCATTAAAAAGAAGGAGGCAGCCACTTGA
- the rnc gene encoding ribonuclease III: protein MEEIDLSEVEQKLQYKFSNPKLLEEALRHSSYVNEQQNAGMRDNECLEFLGDAVLSLVAGHTLMLRYPELKEGDLSRMRANIVNDSQLAVIARNLNLGKYMQLGKGEIHTKGREKSSILANALEAVIAAVYLDGGFDAAFHTIENNFSTLLNSIDASNANHDYKSKLQEIVQVSKKMVPYYAVINASGPDHDKTFTVQLSVKELQTEGVGKSIKLAEQDAAKKALKILNPDA from the coding sequence ATGGAAGAAATCGACCTTTCGGAAGTTGAACAAAAACTGCAGTATAAATTCAGTAATCCAAAGTTGCTTGAGGAAGCTTTACGGCACAGTTCATATGTTAATGAACAGCAGAACGCCGGTATGCGGGACAATGAATGTCTGGAATTTCTTGGCGATGCGGTTTTGAGCCTTGTTGCCGGACATACTCTGATGCTGCGCTACCCCGAACTAAAGGAAGGGGATCTCTCCAGAATGCGCGCAAATATTGTTAATGATTCCCAGTTGGCTGTTATTGCCCGCAATTTGAACCTTGGAAAGTATATGCAGCTCGGTAAAGGCGAAATTCATACAAAAGGCCGGGAGAAAAGCTCCATCCTGGCGAATGCCTTAGAGGCGGTTATCGCTGCGGTTTACCTTGATGGCGGTTTTGATGCGGCATTTCATACCATTGAAAATAATTTTTCGACATTGTTAAACTCAATTGACGCTTCAAACGCAAACCATGACTATAAAAGCAAGCTGCAGGAGATTGTTCAGGTAAGCAAAAAGATGGTGCCCTATTATGCCGTGATCAACGCAAGCGGTCCGGATCATGATAAAACTTTTACCGTACAACTTTCCGTTAAAGAACTGCAGACGGAAGGCGTCGGTAAAAGCATAAAGCTTGCCGAACAGGATGCTGCTAAAAAAGCCCTTAAGATCCTAAATCCCGATGCTTAA
- a CDS encoding ABC transporter ATP-binding protein translates to MLTVNNIDVFYGDLQVLWDVSFEIREGEILVLIGANGAGKSTTIKTLSSLLTPAKGTIEFNGARLDHHDPYEIIQLGIVHVPEGRRLFPEMSVEENLIMGSLYGEAKAKRYQTMEHVFELFPRMKERRKQMAGTLSGGEQQMAAIGRGLMSLPKIMMFDEPSLGLAPILVQEIFAMIRRIKDEGVTILLVEQNVTQTLAMCDRAYVMENGRIVLEGKGSELREDEQIREAFLGI, encoded by the coding sequence ATGCTCACGGTTAATAATATCGACGTTTTTTATGGAGATTTGCAGGTTCTGTGGGATGTCTCATTCGAAATTCGGGAGGGCGAAATTCTGGTATTGATCGGTGCCAATGGCGCAGGAAAATCGACCACCATTAAGACGCTTTCTTCACTGCTTACTCCTGCAAAGGGAACCATTGAATTCAACGGTGCTCGACTTGATCATCACGATCCGTATGAAATCATTCAGCTTGGTATCGTGCATGTCCCGGAAGGAAGACGGCTTTTTCCCGAGATGAGTGTGGAAGAAAACCTGATCATGGGCTCCCTTTACGGGGAGGCGAAAGCAAAGCGATACCAAACCATGGAACATGTGTTTGAGCTTTTCCCCAGAATGAAAGAAAGAAGAAAACAGATGGCCGGAACCCTTTCAGGTGGGGAACAACAAATGGCCGCCATCGGAAGAGGCCTGATGTCTCTGCCAAAAATTATGATGTTTGATGAACCCTCCTTGGGCCTGGCTCCCATTCTGGTTCAGGAAATCTTTGCCATGATCAGAAGAATCAAAGATGAGGGAGTCACCATTTTGCTTGTTGAACAAAATGTAACCCAGACCCTTGCCATGTGCGACCGGGCCTATGTTATGGAAAACGGACGTATCGTCCTTGAAGGAAAAGGCAGCGAGCTCAGGGAAGACGAGCAGATTAGGGAGGCTTTTTTAGGGATTTAG
- a CDS encoding PAS domain S-box protein gives MKLRIILLVLSLLAFLSASTGGYFYYSSIKESAFNEAKRQAKSRLEMIKKNLSSFLSENVKPVKTLAGMPHLHHVLNYINTDSLSKANTVLDHFKKTLDVDVCYLMNSNGLTIASSNRHDPDSFVGKNFAFRPYFKQAIQGKPAIYLALGVTSGKRGAYYSHPIYENTQSEPLGIVVIKASIELIEKEIETPYNEIVLVTDPHGVIFISNRKKWLYQLIWKFSSEEIPQIAQSRQFGKGPWNWTGLESRGDYIVDRKGNKYLIHLSGIKNYTGWNIIHLSSLTAISKAVADPFLKIIGPIVLTLCILIGISVFFLFRKASIEITQRKSAEKALRESEKRYRSIYHNTPAMLHSIDITGRLVSVSDHWIEALGYKRKEVIGQKLTRFFTEASRFHAEKNVFPQFIKTGFCKDVPYQFVRKNGSTIDVLLSAIGDRDEDGNIIRSLAVSIDVTERKRAEEALKRAKEKLGQYSKDLERQVRNRTREISNILKYTPAVVYIKDQQGRYVLVNSRYEELFEVQNDGVRGKTDYEILPEEVADQFRTNDLKALEEKRSFQVEEHISQNEVVHTYLSVKFPVYDESGSVSGVCSISTDMSAVKKAQDQLRRLSGSIMTNQEKERSLIARELHDELGQVLTALRMDSVWIQTRFKKTDLIAAERALTMCHLIDKTINDVRSMAFRLRPGVLDDLGLVDALEWYTTDFEKRTGITCVFEHMKIPVTNDTVATASYRIAQEALTNVARHSFAERVDVALKIERGILTLAVVDNGHGFNALELSESECLGVAGMQERASLAGGILEVHSRQEKGTRVYFKVPLNDRN, from the coding sequence ATGAAACTACGTATCATTCTACTGGTGTTATCCTTACTTGCTTTTTTGTCTGCATCGACCGGAGGATATTTTTATTATTCTTCCATAAAAGAATCTGCGTTTAACGAGGCCAAACGACAGGCAAAATCCCGCCTTGAGATGATAAAAAAGAACCTGTCTTCGTTTCTTTCGGAAAACGTTAAACCGGTGAAAACCCTGGCAGGAATGCCCCATCTTCATCATGTGCTAAACTACATCAATACGGATTCCCTATCAAAAGCAAATACTGTTCTAGACCATTTTAAGAAAACATTGGATGTGGATGTCTGTTACCTGATGAACAGCAATGGACTGACTATTGCTTCCAGCAACCGTCATGACCCGGACAGCTTCGTTGGAAAAAATTTTGCTTTCCGGCCATACTTTAAACAGGCGATACAGGGAAAACCTGCGATCTATCTTGCCCTTGGCGTTACATCCGGAAAGCGGGGAGCATATTACAGCCATCCGATCTACGAAAACACACAAAGCGAACCTTTGGGAATCGTGGTCATCAAGGCCTCTATTGAACTGATCGAAAAAGAGATAGAGACCCCTTATAACGAAATAGTATTGGTCACCGACCCGCATGGGGTTATTTTTATATCGAATCGCAAAAAATGGCTGTACCAGTTAATATGGAAATTTTCTTCCGAAGAAATTCCTCAAATTGCCCAATCACGACAGTTTGGTAAAGGCCCCTGGAATTGGACCGGTCTGGAATCAAGGGGAGACTATATTGTCGATCGCAAAGGAAACAAGTATCTCATTCATCTATCGGGAATTAAAAATTATACCGGCTGGAATATTATTCATCTTAGCAGCCTTACAGCTATTTCAAAAGCAGTTGCAGATCCTTTCCTCAAGATAATAGGACCGATTGTCCTGACATTATGCATTTTAATCGGGATTTCGGTTTTCTTTCTCTTCAGGAAGGCAAGCATTGAAATCACTCAGCGTAAATCGGCCGAAAAAGCGTTGCGTGAAAGTGAAAAACGATATCGCTCTATCTATCACAACACACCTGCCATGCTCCATTCTATTGACATAACAGGGAGGTTGGTCAGTGTCAGTGACCATTGGATCGAAGCGCTTGGCTATAAGCGTAAAGAAGTCATCGGACAAAAACTTACCCGGTTTTTCACTGAAGCCTCACGCTTTCATGCGGAAAAAAATGTCTTTCCCCAATTTATCAAAACCGGATTTTGCAAAGATGTCCCCTATCAATTTGTCAGAAAAAACGGAAGCACCATAGACGTTCTTCTTTCCGCTATCGGAGATCGGGATGAAGATGGTAACATCATTCGATCCCTTGCTGTCTCGATTGATGTGACCGAACGAAAAAGAGCCGAGGAGGCTTTGAAGCGGGCAAAGGAAAAACTCGGCCAATACTCAAAAGACCTGGAACGGCAGGTCAGAAACAGGACCAGAGAGATTTCAAACATCCTTAAATACACCCCCGCCGTCGTGTATATAAAAGATCAACAAGGCAGATACGTTTTGGTAAATTCCCGGTATGAAGAATTATTTGAAGTGCAAAACGATGGGGTGAGAGGAAAAACGGATTATGAAATTCTGCCCGAAGAGGTGGCAGACCAGTTCCGAACCAACGATCTGAAAGCTCTGGAGGAAAAGCGTTCATTTCAGGTGGAGGAACACATTTCGCAAAATGAAGTGGTTCACACCTATCTATCCGTCAAATTTCCCGTTTATGATGAATCGGGGAGTGTTAGCGGCGTGTGCTCCATTTCAACAGACATGAGTGCGGTAAAAAAGGCCCAGGACCAGCTCAGACGACTTTCCGGCAGCATAATGACCAACCAGGAAAAGGAAAGATCTTTAATTGCACGTGAACTACATGATGAACTTGGTCAGGTGTTGACCGCTCTCCGTATGGATTCGGTGTGGATTCAAACACGCTTTAAAAAGACTGATCTTATAGCTGCTGAACGTGCCTTGACCATGTGCCACCTCATCGACAAAACCATTAATGACGTCAGAAGCATGGCCTTCCGCCTTCGTCCAGGCGTGCTTGACGATCTGGGACTGGTCGATGCGCTGGAGTGGTACACCACCGATTTTGAAAAGCGCACAGGGATTACTTGTGTTTTTGAACATATGAAGATTCCGGTTACCAATGATACCGTTGCCACCGCATCTTATCGAATTGCACAGGAAGCCTTAACCAACGTCGCGCGTCATTCTTTTGCCGAACGGGTGGATGTTGCTTTAAAGATTGAAAGAGGTATACTCACGCTGGCAGTGGTGGACAATGGTCACGGATTCAATGCCCTTGAATTGTCGGAGTCCGAATGTCTGGGAGTGGCCGGAATGCAGGAACGGGCCAGCCTGGCTGGAGGAATTTTGGAAGTTCACTCCCGCCAGGAAAAAGGCACCCGAGTCTATTTCAAAGTACCTCTCAATGACCGGAATTAA
- a CDS encoding ABC transporter ATP-binding protein codes for MILFEVKNLTKHFGGLAAVNNVSFQVEKGEIFGLIGPNGSGKTTIFNCISSYYPVTGGDIYFKDQNITSLKTNKICKIGIGRTFQVVKPLGRLSVLDNVIAAAFSKVKTKHEARDVAMETLEFCGLAHRKEIIAKSLPIGERKRLEIARAMATRPELLLLDETAAGLNPTELDAAIDLIKKIRDKGVTIIIVEHIMKVIMTISDRIHAINFGQTIAEGIPKEVSNNKAVIEAYLGEEYAHG; via the coding sequence TTGATTTTATTTGAAGTCAAGAATCTGACTAAACATTTTGGCGGTCTGGCAGCGGTTAATAATGTATCCTTTCAGGTTGAAAAGGGGGAAATTTTCGGCCTGATCGGTCCCAACGGTTCGGGGAAAACCACTATTTTCAACTGTATCAGCAGCTATTACCCGGTCACAGGTGGAGATATCTATTTTAAAGATCAGAATATTACCAGCTTGAAGACCAACAAAATATGCAAAATCGGCATCGGCAGAACATTTCAGGTGGTCAAACCGTTAGGCAGGTTATCGGTTCTGGACAATGTCATTGCCGCCGCATTTTCCAAAGTTAAAACCAAGCATGAGGCTCGTGATGTGGCAATGGAGACCCTGGAATTTTGCGGGCTGGCACACCGAAAAGAGATTATCGCTAAAAGCCTTCCCATCGGTGAACGAAAACGCCTTGAAATTGCCCGAGCCATGGCCACCCGGCCGGAACTGTTACTTCTGGATGAGACCGCAGCCGGCCTAAACCCCACGGAACTTGATGCCGCCATTGATTTAATCAAGAAGATCCGCGATAAAGGGGTCACCATTATTATTGTAGAACATATCATGAAGGTGATTATGACCATATCCGACCGCATCCATGCCATTAATTTCGGTCAGACCATTGCCGAAGGAATACCTAAAGAGGTGTCCAATAACAAGGCGGTCATTGAAGCTTATCTGGGGGAAGAATATGCTCACGGTTAA
- a CDS encoding radical SAM protein, producing the protein MEKTLTGRERSSSTQYAVSSKNPFIIPVFLPNIGCPHQCAFCNQSAITSIKHKIPSAEKLHQIINRFLKYKRKDRDLVQIAFFGGNFLGLTTSHIEALLHEAGKFVTAGSADSLRFSTRPDTINNKSLDILASFPVSTIELGVQSMNDHVLAMSKRGHTSADTRKAVQLLKERNYEIGLQMMVGLPGDDDSNAQLTACQLVDLSPDFVRIYPTVVLAGSLLAKWYQNKKYTPISLDPCITLVKKLYLLFRKNNIKVIRMGLQASKDLEKGSEILAGPYHSAFGHLVYSRIFLDMAMSILNPIKNIENEISIKVHPRSISNMRGLKNKNIETLKAKYDIKSIKIIPEPSLTTNSLMVNDCLRHF; encoded by the coding sequence ATGGAGAAAACTTTAACTGGCCGGGAACGATCATCCAGTACCCAGTATGCGGTATCCAGCAAAAACCCCTTCATCATTCCTGTTTTCCTTCCCAACATCGGGTGTCCCCATCAGTGTGCATTCTGTAACCAGAGCGCAATTACCAGCATAAAGCATAAAATTCCTTCTGCTGAAAAACTTCACCAAATCATCAATCGCTTTCTTAAATATAAGAGGAAAGACAGAGACTTGGTTCAAATTGCCTTTTTCGGTGGAAATTTTTTGGGGTTAACCACCTCACATATTGAAGCTTTGCTCCATGAGGCCGGTAAATTTGTCACTGCCGGCAGTGCAGACAGCCTTCGTTTTTCTACGCGCCCGGACACGATTAATAATAAATCCCTTGATATCTTAGCTTCGTTTCCTGTGTCCACCATTGAGCTCGGGGTCCAGTCTATGAATGATCATGTGCTTGCCATGTCAAAACGGGGGCACACATCTGCCGACACTAGAAAGGCGGTACAACTTCTTAAAGAACGAAATTATGAAATTGGGCTTCAGATGATGGTCGGGTTGCCCGGTGATGATGACAGCAACGCCCAACTTACCGCATGTCAGCTTGTGGACCTGTCTCCTGATTTTGTCAGGATTTATCCCACCGTGGTTCTGGCCGGCAGCCTCCTGGCCAAATGGTATCAAAATAAAAAATATACTCCCATTTCGCTTGACCCATGCATTACTCTGGTTAAAAAGCTGTATCTGCTGTTTCGTAAAAATAATATTAAGGTCATTCGCATGGGACTTCAGGCTTCAAAAGATCTGGAAAAAGGTTCGGAAATTCTAGCCGGTCCATATCATTCCGCCTTTGGCCACCTGGTTTATTCCCGTATTTTTCTTGATATGGCGATGTCCATCTTAAACCCAATCAAGAACATTGAAAACGAAATCAGTATAAAAGTTCATCCTCGATCCATCTCTAATATGAGAGGTTTAAAAAACAAAAATATCGAAACGCTTAAAGCAAAATATGACATCAAATCGATAAAAATAATTCCTGAACCGTCTCTGACAACAAACAGTCTGATGGTCAATGATTGTCTTAGACATTTTTAG
- a CDS encoding response regulator transcription factor codes for MIKVLLADDHSIVRAGLRRIVEESGDMEVIAEAADGREAIEQVHHTSPDVAIIDISMPGLDGLEVISQLKINYPDLPVLILTMHEEGQYVVRAIEAGAMGYITKQSAPEQLVKAIRKVFSGYRYLTDEGTEALALSVARGAHGQSPLDSLSMRELQVLRRLAMGHTNREIAKAYGISIKTVDTYRFRLLKKLNLRNNAELSRFAIQNNLIDT; via the coding sequence ATGATTAAAGTTTTACTGGCTGATGACCACAGCATTGTGAGGGCCGGACTTCGCCGAATTGTCGAAGAGAGCGGAGACATGGAGGTTATTGCTGAAGCGGCTGACGGCAGGGAAGCCATTGAGCAGGTCCATCACACATCCCCTGATGTGGCCATTATCGATATTTCCATGCCCGGTCTCGATGGTCTGGAAGTGATCAGCCAGCTTAAAATAAACTATCCTGATCTGCCTGTTCTTATATTAACCATGCACGAAGAAGGACAGTATGTGGTTCGGGCCATAGAAGCAGGCGCCATGGGGTATATTACCAAGCAGTCTGCTCCGGAACAGCTGGTAAAAGCCATACGAAAAGTTTTTTCCGGTTACCGTTACTTGACGGATGAAGGTACGGAAGCTCTGGCTCTCAGTGTGGCCAGGGGGGCCCATGGCCAGTCTCCCCTCGATTCGCTTTCCATGCGAGAGCTCCAGGTATTAAGACGTCTGGCCATGGGACATACCAACCGTGAAATAGCCAAAGCATACGGCATCAGCATTAAAACTGTGGACACTTACAGGTTCCGCTTATTGAAAAAGCTCAACCTGAGAAATAATGCCGAGCTTTCGCGTTTTGCCATACAGAACAACCTGATAGATACATGA
- a CDS encoding branched-chain amino acid ABC transporter permease, whose protein sequence is MEVFLQTLVAGILKGGLYGLIGIGMSLIMGVMGIINLAHGQLMMVAMYVTFVLSHYLGIDPYISLFVSMPALFFLGVVIQKYTLNPLMEVESILPENQVLMTVGIGMVLTEIARFIFTSDYKSVQTSYSDATFFLGEISFSVALVIAFCIAIAFTLFMFWFLLKTDIGRSIRATAQDKDAALLMGVNSKRITVITFGLGSALVAVAGTVLMPVYYLFPDIGGPFTRKAFVITILGGLGSTVGAIFGGLTLGLAEAFGATYIGMAYDDMIGLLIFILVLLFLPGGFKRLTKI, encoded by the coding sequence ATGGAGGTTTTTCTGCAAACACTGGTGGCCGGGATTTTAAAAGGCGGCCTTTACGGTCTCATCGGTATTGGGATGAGCCTGATTATGGGAGTGATGGGCATTATTAACCTGGCTCACGGCCAGTTGATGATGGTGGCCATGTATGTGACCTTTGTGTTGTCCCATTATCTGGGTATAGATCCGTATATATCGCTTTTCGTCAGCATGCCCGCCCTGTTTTTTCTGGGGGTGGTCATTCAAAAATACACGCTAAATCCCCTCATGGAGGTGGAATCTATTTTACCGGAAAACCAGGTATTGATGACCGTGGGGATTGGGATGGTGCTGACCGAAATTGCCAGATTTATTTTTACTTCCGATTATAAATCGGTTCAAACCAGCTATTCCGATGCCACCTTCTTTCTGGGAGAGATCTCCTTCAGCGTGGCTCTTGTCATTGCCTTTTGTATCGCTATTGCATTTACCCTGTTTATGTTCTGGTTTTTGCTGAAAACGGATATCGGGAGATCGATTCGCGCCACTGCCCAGGATAAAGATGCGGCATTGCTGATGGGGGTGAATTCCAAACGCATTACGGTGATTACATTTGGCCTGGGTTCTGCGCTTGTGGCTGTCGCAGGTACGGTGTTGATGCCGGTTTATTATCTCTTTCCCGATATCGGCGGGCCCTTTACCCGAAAAGCGTTCGTCATCACCATCCTGGGTGGTTTAGGATCTACCGTGGGAGCGATTTTCGGCGGCTTAACCCTGGGGCTGGCAGAAGCCTTTGGCGCCACTTATATTGGCATGGCTTATGACGATATGATCGGTCTTTTAATTTTTATCCTGGTGCTGTTGTTTTTGCCCGGTGGTTTTAAGCGGTTGACCAAGATTTAA